Proteins encoded within one genomic window of Haematobia irritans isolate KBUSLIRL chromosome 5, ASM5000362v1, whole genome shotgun sequence:
- the LOC142240048 gene encoding uncharacterized protein LOC142240048 has product MSKEGMSVLEETTGTPGNSSNLIHVKVLHRDNIMKQVLNEASNLAEYNNLTIHQLEVKLSLLERRLEAFESAQDAYFKIKSCILERMSNLRLNITEPSMCSTRVLTSSPQQPQRPSLPPLQLSKFNGDYTTWSDFYNMFLVLVHENSDLSVISKFQYLRSCLTDEAARLIQALEMTPQNYEEALQILKLRYDNKRFIFQSHIEKIFSIKQLRNPSAHEVRDFMDYTNANIRALQTIASREQISNGILLHMIVSKLDADTQSKWEEEIFTNWDNGETNDELVLPELKDLSLFLERRCKSLDLMSSNEIKHRQFHMKPPNNNSFQAKKKSASSFVVSNAPTQCCFCKSPTPHNPFNCRKFIEMKDTERFRMVKNLKLCLNCLGTNHFASKCPSTNRCQLCNNTHHTLLHKQQSSSPSLPQPSTLLPPLPSQPTPSITPPESTAATSLHLSDIDSTVILGTAQVELKSSKGRSIIVRALLDSGSQLHFVTEHIAQYLRVPRTKISMEVNGIAHNSIGAFNTCSFAVTSLYSDYSSSITATIIPSITSYQPQNALDIKQWRIPGNVKLADNSFYLPGPIDLLIGAELFYELLLVGQIKNGNTPTLQKTRLGWIVVGSSLQQKQEQRTLNNTAQPAVSSALLATTSNQNSPQSCATI; this is encoded by the exons ATGTCCAAAGAAGGCATGTCTGTTTTAGAAGAAACAACTGGGACACCTGGGAATTCCAGTAACCTAATTCATGTTAAGGTATTACATCGGGATAATATAATGAAGCAAGTTTTGAATGAAGCAAGTAATTTGGCTGAGTATAATAATTTAACAATTCACCAACTAGAGGTAAAATTATCATTGTTGGAGCGCCGACTTGAAGCCTTTGAATCAGCTCAAG atgcgtatttcaaaataaaatcatgTATTCTTGAACGAATGTCCAATCTCCGCCTAAATATTACTGAGCCAAGTATGTGCAGCACAAGAGTACTTACGTCATCGCCCCAACAGCCGCAACGGCCATCATTACCTCCGTTGCAGCTATCTAAATTCAATGGCGATTACACCACATGGTCGGATTTTTACAATATGTTTCTTGTATTAGTCCACGAAAATTCCGATCTTTCCGTCATATCAAAGTTCCAATATTTGCGATCTTGTCTTACCGATGAAGCTGCGCGATTAATACAGGCTTTGGAAATGACACCACAAAATTATGAAGAGGCATTGCAGATCTTAAAACTTCGTTATGACAATAAGAGATTCATTTTTCAGTCACACATCGAGAAAATATTCTCCATCAAACAACTTCGCAACCCTTCGGCTCATGAGGTAAGAGATTTTATGGATTATACCAACGCCAATATTCGAGCGCTTCAAACAATAGCTTCACGAGAACAAATATCAAATGGCATCTTGCTCCATATGATCGTCTCAAAACTCGATGCAGACACTCAATCTAAGTGGGAAGAAGAAATTTTCACCAATTGGGATAATGGAGAAACTAACGATGAACTTGTGCTTCCAGAGCTTAAAGATCTCTCTTTGTTTCTCGAAAGAAGATGTAAGAGTTTGGATTTAATGTCATCCAACGAGATTAAGCATCGTCAATTTCACATGAAACCTCCCAATAACAATTCATTTCAAGCAAAAAAGAAGTCTGCTTCTTCTTTCGTAGTCTCGAATGCACCTACCCaatgttgtttttgtaaatCTCCAACCCCCCACAACCCATTCAATTGCCGCAAATTTATTGAGATGAAAGACACGGAGAGATTTCGTAtggtaaaaaatctaaaactatGCCTAAACTGTCTTGGTACAAATCACTTTGCTTCCAAATGTCCATCGACTAATAGATGTCAGTTGTGTAACAACACACATCACACACTATTACACAAACAACAATCGTCGTCACCTTCGTTGCCACAGCCATCCACGTTGCTTCCACCTTTGCCCTCACAGCCAACACCATCGATAACTCCACCAGAATCTACTGCAGCCACTTCACTACATCTCTCTGACATTGATAGCACCGTTATACTTGGGACAGCACAAGTTGAATTGAAATCGTCAAAGGGAAGATCAATAATTGTACGTGCCCTATTGGATTCGGGATCTCAATTACATTTTGTCACAGAACATATTGCACAATACTTACGGGTGCCGCGCACAAAAATATCCATGGAAGTAAATGGAATAGCTCATAACAGCATTGGCGCATTTAACACCTGCAGCTTTGCCGTAACTTCTTTATATTCCGACTACTCTTCGTCTATCACTGCTACCATCATTCCATCCATAACATCATACCAGCCTCAGAACGCACTTGACATTAAGCAGTGGAGAATTCCAGGCAACGTAAAACTCGCAGACAATTCTTTTTATTTACCGGGACCCATAGACTTGCTTATAGGAGCTGAGTTATTTTATGAATTACTGCTAGTCGgacaaataaaaaatggaaacacaCCAACTCTCCAAAAAACAAGGCTAGGCTGGATAGTCGTTGGCTCTTCTTTGCAGCAAAAACAAGAACAACGAACACTAAATAACACTGCACAACCAGCTGTAAGCTCGGCATTGCTTGCAACAACATCAAATCAAAATTCACCACAGTCGTGTG CCACCATATAG